The DNA sequence GAGTTGTATTTGAGTGTGATAATCCTATCATTTTGCACACTCATCATTTAAGTTTTCTGTCTGAGTCAAAGAGCCTAATCTTGACGAGCATAAATGCTAATATAGGACAAAGAAAATTGGAAGAGTTCGATATAGGTTGTTAATTAACACCGATAGAAAatagagtattttatttttttatttttttttttactcgacGGTAATAAGCATGTGCACCTAATGTTTGATGTCCATGGGAGAATCATGGCCCAACAAGTGATGGAGTTTTCTGCAAAGGTTGGTAACATAGGTGGTAGTGGTTCTAGGTATTCGAATTTTGTCTAAAATTACCCAACTCTTACACTATCTCCTATGCACTGTGCTAGTCTAGTGGAACACATTGACGTGGATATTGATGAGTCGGATGAAGAATATGTCGCGGATAACAATGAAAGTAGTTCTACTGAGGATGAGGAGAAATTTGTGCCTGAGACCCCCCGGTAGATGGATCAGTTCGATATCTTTTGCCTGTCCCACAATCAATTATGGAGTTGTCGCTACTGTAGCTAGCCACTATCACACGTTGAATCTTGACACGATGTATAAGAATACTCTATTTTTCAATATAGGAGGAGATGATTACATCATAGATGACAGTGTAAAATTTTGCATTGGTTATAGATTCAAGAGCAGGAAGACTGTCATACTAGGTGTGAAAAGTTATAACATTCGGAGGAGTGCCGAGTATAGGGTCGTGGAGTCTGATAAAGCAAATTAAAGTACCATGTGTATTGGATATAATTTGCAGCAGGATGTCTTTAGAATTTCCGTGTTGCACTTTGACAGAATCTTGGATATTGGTAAGCCACTTCTTAATGTCTCAAAGAAGTTTATTGTTCATTAAAACCAATAAAATCAATCAAACTACCCTAACTAGATGCTTCTttattaaaagaagaaaataacaaCACTAATCTCAAAGTCAATCGCTTCAACAATATGCCATGTCGTATTCAGCTTGTTGATATTATCTGACCATGCATTTGTGCACATCATAGTATCCAACAAACTCAAATATTTTAAGACAAAGCTCTAAGAtagagaagaaaatccaaaaggagtgAAAATAACAAATGAGGGACGGTGTCAACGAGTTGCTTATATAGGTCACACTTGAACATATCTCGTTTACTTAACATACGTGTACCCGTGATATCTTCAGAAGTGTATGTactttatctcgtttatagtatagACGAGatatattcataattaaattatttacactataaataggataagtagcaggacacaaaaaataaattatgttcaAATTATCTATActctaaataaaatatttattttaaaaaatctatttcTTCTCATTCTCTCTTTATCGTCTTTGCTCTCAGACATAAGTAACACGAAGATCAACAACATCGCCAATCCCCAAACATAGTTAAGATTTAATTTTCACTATATCAACTAATGATACAAGATAATATTTATCTTAAACTTCTTATCCTTTTTCAATTCAAATACAATTATCTAAAacctttaaatattttttttcaagtctttttaaattgaaaaacaattcaaatcacaaaagatttaaatatttaaatattttttccaaaGATTCTCAGATACACTTTGATCACTCTAAAATCATATTAAAGAGTATACAAACATTTTCTTTTATCAAAGATAATATGTTATTAATGCAATAAACGGTCCACTAAAAACTACATACAAAGACATAATTGAAAAAATCTAACAAAAGTCAAAATTCAAATGTAATTGAATTATATCGAGTTGGGAGAGTAACTTCTTTATTTTTACAGAAACAATTTTATTGTCTTTTCTCTCACGAAGAACACTATGCCAAACTcagcttcttcttctcttttgcatGAATTGACAGACCACTTCAACACACATTCAAGATgtctttcattttttattgaagACCAATTCATTCCTTGTTTTTCAAATTTGCCAGCATAAATTTGCTGCTAGCTCTATTTCATTTGAGTAATTGTAATTTCTATGCCTGATTGCTTGTATTAACTCTGACCATCGTTCTCATATTTTCACTTGTTGTGCAGGATCAAAAAATCCAGCTCTGCGAGCTTCCGTCGCTTCCGCTGAATTCGGACAGTAAAAAATATAGCGACTCGCTGTTTCTTTGTGCTTGACAACGAGCACAAATCAAGTTAGAAGAAGTAATTCCGGAGTGCATCTTTTTGTTGACTGTTAAGTCTTCATGAAccatcttttaaataaaatttttaattctagGTTGGCTTATTCTCCAAATCTCTTTCTGCTTGCGTCGATCAAGGAAGAATTTTGCTCGAGAATAGTATAAGAGAAAGGCTACTTGGTATCCTGACGCTACAGAATATCTACCGTTGTTAGTCCACATTCAGGTTAGTTTATCTTTGCCTTCACTTATAGGAGTATTGAGGATTGCTTTAGCAATTTTTGGTTGAAAATTACTATTTTTACCTGGTCTTAAGTTTTGTTAGGCAAAATTAGTCTGAGACCCATTAAAAAATTTTGTCATTATTTTGGGTAACAATAGGCATACTTGCAGCGTATTCTTTGACCCAAAAGTCTATCTGAATGTTTACTGTATTTTTTCTATCAATTTTTTAGATTagcatttttttaggatttttctgtCCTCCATGACACTCCTCCAATCCCATAATGGGTTATTTCTTATTTCTGCTCTCTATTTTTTTATCCTCACCAAAACTATAAGATAGTACGATATAACTCTTACATTAAAATATTAGACAATCAAAAAAAGCTTAACATATAAATGAGAATTACTGTAATTACTGTTTTTATTAAAACCTCTCTACCACTAAAAAAAGTAGAGCCTATTTTtactgttaaaattttttattgatcttatattaaaaaaaatagagctTGTTTTTATTGTTAAAGTTTTTGATTgaccttatttttaatttagttaaaagaaACTCTCTTTAAACCTTAAACAATTAAGGACGATATCTCCAAATACTTATTTTGATTTTCGATATGCAGAATCATAAGAATATTAACCAATTGATCTTGGGTTTGAATCGTGTATTTTTACCAGAAAATAGAGGATTTGAAAATCCATACATACACATACACATATACATTAGTAACATACCCATGTAAATATGGTGGGAGTTAGTCTTTGGAGCCTTTGAATTCTTTATATTTTTACATGTTTTAATAAtgcttatttaattatataatatttttttctagtacgACTCTCCTTTAATTTCCAACATTTCTGGATCCGTTTGTTACAATGTCTCTCCGTTTCCCTAACAAAGAGGTTAGAACTCATCTCATCTTGCCGGATAAGAGCTATATATAATTTGGCATATCATTATTCAACTCAAGAACGCTACCAATTATAAGAGATTCTAACTGCAATTAACCAAAGTGACTCCAACTCGAAAGAACTGATTTGCATACCCATTAAAGTTTGTTGTCTATCCTCCAAAAGTGATAATAACAACTATAAAATAGAAAACTAATCTTTGTGGATGGGCTATTATCATTCTTAATAAATGCATGCATCACGTCAACTTTGTTTTGAAATATGACGTTCAAGAAAATTCTCGACATACAATAACATATTTTCTGGTGGCCTAGCTTGCACTGCACGTACgcttcaaaataaatttaaaatataattatttttgtttagcATTAGCTTAGCTTGCACCTGTCAAAATTAAGTTAgattgtaattaattttcttttcataaatactaattaattgtatatttataattaatgttTAAACTCCTAGCATATGACATTACTATGGATAAGCAATAATAAAAAGTCCTCCCATTATGAATTCAACTAAATATTTATTACCTAGCTACTTTTTTAATCTATACATTCTAATATGTAAgacaaaaatgctatttaaaaataattgttctgatattcaaaaataaaacgtGCAGTGGTCACTATAATTTAAATTAGctatattagatatatattaaaattaatattaaaattaattattactataaaatatacattataaACGAattaattacatatatatttatatataaatatataataactgattttagtgtataaaataatatttttatatttaaataagtgtCACATTTTAGTTATAAATAAAAGTATCATAtgaatatagaataaattttcaaataatgGTCCTTAATTATAGCAGACAATTAGGTTTTGGAAAACCAAATTAAACcatgatttatttaatttttattattttgcagATGAACTACtatactttttttatattttaattgacACGTAGATAGATCATAAACCACATTGCCCTTAAATAGGTTATTAGTCAGCAACTTTAGAAAATACAAAACCCACATTAATACCTCAACTGTATTGTATCACTCACAAATAAGAATTATCCATACCTTTCTGGCCTATAAATAGCACATCTTCACTGGCACTTTTCATTCATCAGCATTCAACAATAATCCAAATATATACAAGCTAAGAATATAATTCTCTCATTGCTACCTATCTAGGTTGCCTTATTATTGGTCATTTCATTTTCATAATGGGGGGCAACTTGGTCATTGCATACATTATTTTATCCTTTTATCCTCTTTTCATTATTGTGCATGGCACTGATAATAAGTTATCATGCAATCAAACTCCATATCCCACTCTATGTAACCATTACATTATTGGCACTACCAATTATTCAATTTCCTCTTCTTATTATTCCTTCCATGACATGGCCCTTAAGGTCACCATGGACCAAGCAATAGTAGCACACAAACTTGTCTCATCAACCATGGAATCCAACGATTTCAAAGACAAGAGAGCCAAGTCCGCATGGGAAGATTGTTTGGAACTCTATGAGAATACAATCTATCAGCTCAACCGTTCAATGAGCTCAAACAATTTAAACGACAGGTTAACATGGCAAAGTGCTTCTATTGCCAATCAACAAACATGCCAAAACGGTTTTCTTGATTCTAACCTTTCATCTCACTACCTAAACTACTTTCCATCCATTTCAACCAACTTATCCAACTTGCTCAGCAACTCTTTGGCCATTACCAATACATTAACGTCCTTCACTTCGTTACCAAAACACCCGGTTGCTCGCGGCGGTCGAAAATTGCTTTCTTTTAATGGCTTCCCAGAGTGGCTATCTCCTTCCGACAGGAGGCTTCTTCAGGCTTTGCCGGGAACGGCGGCACCGAAGGCGGACATTGTGGTGGCACAGGACGGGAGTGGGAATTACAAGAGTGTTTCGGAGGGCGTGGCGGCGGCCGGTAGGGTGAGTAAGAATGGTCGAGTGGTTGTGTACGTGAAAGCTGGCGTTTACCGAGAGAGTGTGAAGATAAAGGGAGGTATAAAGAATTTGATGATGTTTGGGGATGGTATCGGAGTTACCATTATTACAGGTAGCAAGAATTATGAAGACGGCTCCACCACTGTTGGTTCAGCTACTTTTAGTAAGTACCTTATATATATCAATATcattttcttattattgatttatttCATTAATTGTTATAGAGTTCACACCTTTTTTCcgattatttttaacttttaaattttaatttttttttaaataataaaaattaaaaaaaattataataaaaaattaattaatattaattatttaaaaattttagttttctatacttattatatatatatatatatatatatattattagttattgtactaaattattattatttttaataaataatgttaATTTCCTTTGAGAATTGAAAGCCGCTATAACTTATCACAATAGGCTTACAAActtctttcttttatatataaagtAAGAAATATATAGATTATTCAAGTTGAAAAATAATtgatagtgtaaaatattttttataataattattagttgtatttattttttaagaatgattacatggctaattataatataaatatataattgatttaaatatatataattattttatattaattaaatattaaaatattaattattattaaatttataattttaataaaaattttatgataaaaattatatataaaattaataatttaatcaaatatgttaaattatctaACTATTTTAACTATCTaactttgtaaaaaaaaaaaaaaaacatttttacgtgagttttcaataattttatcATAGGTGAAGTTTATTAAACATTACTAGCTTCTTCGGTTAAGAGTAATTTAGAGTAAGTTGATGCATTGAAGTAGCGTTAGTTTGTGGTTTGACTGGGTTCCTTTGATTCAGCGGTGTCGAGTGATGGGTTCATCGCTAGGGACTTAACAATTGAGAACAGTGCTGGGCCACAGAAGCACCAAGCGGTGGCACTTCTTTCCAGCTCCGATCACTCCGTCTTCTACCGCTGTAGCTTCAGAGGCTACCAAGACACCTTATACGTCCTTTCCCAACGCCAATTCTACCGCGACTGCGACATCTACGGCACCATAGATTTCATCTTCGGTGACGCCGTCGCCCTCTTCCAAAACTGCAACATCTTCTTGAGAAAACCAATGAGTAAGCAACAGAACGCAGTCACAGCACAAGGGAGAACCGATCCCAACGAGAACACCGGCATTGTCATCCACAACTGCCGTATCATGGCGGCTTCAGATCTGAAGCCAGTTCAGGGATCTGTGAAGTGCTTCCTCGGGCGGCCGTGGCAGAAGTACTCAAGAACGGTGGTGGTGAAGAGTAGCCTGGACGGTTTGATTGAAGCGGCAGGGTGGATGCCATGGGCGGGAAGCTTTGCCTTGAATACATTGTATTATGGAGAGTATATGAATATTGGAGCTGGTGCTAACACTGCAGGCAGGGTTAAATGGCCTGGCTTTCATGTTATTACCAACCCTTCTGAGGCTTTGAAATTTACTGTTGCTAATTTCTTGGATGGTGGATCCTGGATTCCTGGCACTGGTGTTCCCTTTGAAACTGGCCTTTGAACTTGTCAATTTAATTTCATTAGTTGTGGGTGTGTCTTGGGTGTCCCTCTGTCTATAGTGTTAGTTCAAATTTGTGTTCCCTTAGGACAGGGGAGTGATTGGGAAAATGTGTATAGGATTAATATGTTGTAGGTTCAAAGTCTTCAATTTAATTTCactaaatttgtaattatatacttattgaaaaaaattttatatctcCATAATGAATATTTGATTCTGATTATTTGATAATTCAGATTGATCAGGGATTAACTAAATTCAATTAAGAAAGATAATGATGgtaatcaataataaaatttaagtcttttttataactaaatttaaCTAAGTTTGTTTAAATTtaccaaaatttaattttattaatagaaCGTGAATATAGGCTCTAATTACATGAAATACTTTTtgctttttttcgcatttttcctctttcttcttctcatcctctttcttcttcacattctTCTCCCTCTTTCTTCTTTGCGTGTTTCCTTCTCATcgttattcttttattatttttacggcattttttttcttttcttcctagtaattttgcATCATTATAcgttttttttattctttgtttgatttatttttatttttattattgttaaaagagtaaatgagaaagtaaaacaaaaagaaaaaatgaataagaaaagaagaagacaataatgatgaaaaaaagaagaaagaagaggaggagttttgagttatcattaaataattttggtgCATTCTGAATTTAAATAAGGTGAACTTTTGGTCTGTGcttgttttgaattgagtttATTTGTGTATCATcgtcattaaataatttcggtgtattttggatttaaataaggtgcatttTTTTCCTAAACTTGTTTTGAACTAAATTTGTTTGTGTGtcgtcatcattaattaattacggtacattctggatttaaataaggtgtaCTTTAAGTCTAAACTTGTTTTAAACCAAGTTTGTTTGTGTGTCATCATTGTTAAGAAATTTCGATGCATTCTGGAtttgaactatatatatatatatatatataaagaagacAACGATGATGTCAATAACAATAATGAAAGGAAAAAAACAACGATGATGTCAATAACAATAATGAAAGGAAAAAATGagggaaaaaaatgagaaaaaaaagcaacaacaacttcttctttaaaaatgttaaaagtcATTCCAACCTTTTAGTATAAACTGTTCATCAACATCATAGAAAAAACATTGAAAACTATTCTTGATTAAACcaaaatgtatttt is a window from the Arachis hypogaea cultivar Tifrunner chromosome 1, arahy.Tifrunner.gnm2.J5K5, whole genome shotgun sequence genome containing:
- the LOC112789419 gene encoding pectinesterase, whose protein sequence is MGGNLVIAYIILSFYPLFIIVHGTDNKLSCNQTPYPTLCNHYIIGTTNYSISSSYYSFHDMALKVTMDQAIVAHKLVSSTMESNDFKDKRAKSAWEDCLELYENTIYQLNRSMSSNNLNDRLTWQSASIANQQTCQNGFLDSNLSSHYLNYFPSISTNLSNLLSNSLAITNTLTSFTSLPKHPVARGGRKLLSFNGFPEWLSPSDRRLLQALPGTAAPKADIVVAQDGSGNYKSVSEGVAAAGRVSKNGRVVVYVKAGVYRESVKIKGGIKNLMMFGDGIGVTIITGSKNYEDGSTTVGSATFTVSSDGFIARDLTIENSAGPQKHQAVALLSSSDHSVFYRCSFRGYQDTLYVLSQRQFYRDCDIYGTIDFIFGDAVALFQNCNIFLRKPMSKQQNAVTAQGRTDPNENTGIVIHNCRIMAASDLKPVQGSVKCFLGRPWQKYSRTVVVKSSLDGLIEAAGWMPWAGSFALNTLYYGEYMNIGAGANTAGRVKWPGFHVITNPSEALKFTVANFLDGGSWIPGTGVPFETGL